TCCGCTGCTCATGACCGACCCGGACGCGACGGCGGCGATGGTGCGTGCGGGACTCGACCTGGCCGGAGTTACCCTATGACCTCATCTGCGGATTCCCCTGCACCGGAACATGGTTCGGCAGCTCCGGTGGAGATTCTACCCATTGCGGACTTGCCGGAATTCCGCCCCGGCGACGATGTCGCCAAGACCATCGCCGAGGCGGCGCCATGGATCCGGGACGGCGATGTGATCGTGATCACCAGCAAGATCATCTCCAAGGCCGAGGGCCGCATCGTCGCGGCGCCTACCGATCCCGAAGCGCGGGACACCTTGCGGCGCAAACTGATCGACTCCGAGTCGGTCCGCGTGCTGGCCCGCAAGGGAAAGACACTGATCACCGAGAACACCATCGGCATCGTGCAGGCCGCCGCCGGAATCGACGCGTCCAATGTCGATACCGCCGAACTCGTACTGCTCCCCACCGACCCCGATGGCAGCGCCGCGGCGGTGCGGGCAGCACTGTCGCGACAGCTGGGCGTGAACGTAGCGGTGGTGATCACCGACACCATGGGACGGGCCTGGCGCAATGGCCAGACCGATGCCGCCATCGGTTCCTCCGGCATCCCTGTCCTGTATGGCTACGCCGGTGCAAAGGACAAGCACGGCAACGAACTTCAGGTGACAGAGGTGGCCATCGTCGACGAGATCGCCGCCGCCGCCGACCTTGTCAAGGGCAAGCTCACCGATGTACCAGTTGCGGTGGTGCGGGGTCTGTCGGTGCCCGACGACGGCAGCGTGGCTCGCGACCTCCAGCGCTCGGGCCCCGACGATTTGTTCTGGCTCGGCACCGCGGAAGCGCTGGAGCAGGGGCGCCGCGATGCGGTGCTGGTGCGCCGCTCTATCCGTCAATTCGCTGATATCGCAGTAGATTCCGATCTATTACGGGAAGCCATCGGCGAGGCGTTGACGGCGCCCGCTCCGCATCACACCCATCCGGTGAGATTCGTATGGGTACGGGATCTGGCGACACGGCGCGCACTGCTGGATGCCATGAAACAGGCATGGGCCGTGGATCTCAGCGGAGACGGACGCACCCCGGAATCCGTCGAGAAACGGGTGGCCCGCGGACAGATCCTCTACGACGCACCCGAAATCGTGATTCCGTTCCTGGTTCCCGACGGTGCCCACGACTACCCGGACGAGCGCCGCAACGCGGCCGAACACACCATGTTCGCCGTCGCGGTGGGCGCGGCGGTGCAGGCACTGTTGGTGGCGCTGGCGGCGCGGGGCGTGGGGAGCTGCTGGATCGGGTCCACCATCTTCGCCGCCGATGTCGTCCGCAGGCAGCTCGAGCTGGATGCCTCATGGGAACCGATGGGGACCATCGCCATCGGATATCCGCACGGATACCCCGAGAAGACGCTGGAACCCCGCACTCCCCTTCCTGCCGGCCAGATGCTGGTTGAGCTCTGATGAGCCGCATCTCGGGTCTGCAAGCTTCCGCCGTCGAGCTGCTCTCCGCGTGGGAAACGCCCGATACCGAGCAGGACAGCCTGCGGCACTCCGTTCTGGCCTTTCTCGACGCCAATCCGGACGCCTGCCGTCGCCGCAGCGCCGCAGGCCATATCACCGCCTCGGCGCTGGTGGTCAACCACGACGGGTCGCAGGCGCTGCTGACCCTGCACCCGCGCGTGGGTAAATGGCTTCAGCTGGGCGGCCACTGCGAAGAGGAGGACGCCACCATCCGGGCCGCCGCGCTGCGTGAAGCCACCGAGGAATCCGGGATAGCAGACCTCACTCTTGAGCCGAATCTGCTTGGCATACATGTACATCCGATCACATGCTCGCTGGGTGTGCCGACTCGCCATCTCGATCTGCAGTTCCTGGCGCGCGCGCCCGAGGGCGCCCAGATCACCGTCAGCGACGAATCACTGGACCTGCGCTGGTGGCCCATCGACCAGATTCCGGCCGAAGATCCCTCGGTGGTCGTGTTGGCCGAACGGGCCCGCGCCAGACTGCGCTGAAAGTCGGGTAGTGCATTACCCGTGTCCGGCCTAACGAGCCGTCGTATCGTCCCCTCATCAGCGGCGATTCTGCGAGGGGACGCACATGGACATCAAGATTGAGACCCCCTTCGGTGGCAGCGCGAGAATCACCAAGCCCGACCGCGAGCCGTCCCCCGGCGGTGACGAGCCCCAGCACACGTTCACCGTCGGGGACTTACGACCGCGAGTCCGGGCGCTCTTGGTGTTGTGCATCGCCATCGACGGCACGATCGTGTTGTGGCTGGCCGCCAAGAACGCCACGCTGACCCAGAACGCGTGGGATCTGCTGGGCACCGCGCTACTCCTTGCCATCGGCATCACCTGCGCGCTGGCGATCGGGGGGATTGTGAAGTACCGGCACAGTTCTGTGCTCACCCCCCTGGCCAGCCAGGTATTCGTCATCTGTCTTGCCGCCTATGTCTGGCTGCTCGACCTGCGTAGTCCCGCAAGCCAGCTAGGGGGCATCACAGGAGTCGCGCTGGCATTGGGCGCCGTCGCCCTGTGCTGGGTGCTGTATCTGAGCCGGTACGCGGCGGGCGCCCTGACCAGAACCGGCATCGCCGTCGTCGCACTGTTTCCCCTCATTGGGTTGGTGCAGTTCTGGATTCAGAACGAGTACATGACGCACAGTTCGCTTCCGCTGATAGACGTGCAGACCGAGTTGACGCCGGTGGGCTCGACCGGCCCCATCATCCACGTCCTGGCCAAGACCACGTACCACAACCGTGGATCGTTTCGCGTCGACGTCCCGGCCACCCTGACCCGCGTCGTCGTCTATCCCAAGGGCACACCCGCAGAACCCCCTACACCCGAGAACGTGGCCGGGCACCTGAACGCACTCGGGAGTCAGTTCGGGGACTATCGCGAAACTCCGGCGATGTCCGCCCAGGCACGACTGATCTATGCCGGCTCGTCCGGCGGTGCCGGCGGGGCGTTCCTGGCTCCCGGATCGACGAACCAGGGCAGCACCATCATCGATATCGATTCCCGGACCGTCCGGTTGGCGGTCATCAAGGTCACCCTGATCGCCGTCACCCACCGATCGGTGAAGGAAACACGCACCTGCTATCCCCCACAGGTCGCGCTCGGCGAGGACGTGATCGGTTTCCTCAGGGAATCAACCCTGGTCCACGATTTCCTGGGGGGTAAGGCGTTGTGTACCGAAACCCAGTTCGCGTCCCGCGGTGTCATCGAGGAACTGGTTTCCGATCACCCCGTGTTGCGGATCTTCACCATGGTGTACGCCTCTGGGGCAACCACGCCGATATTGCTGCCGTTCTTCGGCACCCAGGAATCGCTGGACAATCCGCTCTCGAGCACGAAGGCGTCGACGATCATCGAGAACGCCAACCCCTCAGGCATGTTCGGCTCTTCCGCCGAGTACGCGCCGTCCGACGCCGATGTGCGGCCGAGTCCCTAGACGTCCGAGGAGTACCGGATGCCACCGTCGGGAATGGTGATTCCGGGCCATACCCGGGCGCCGCGCAGCAGCTCGCAGCGCGCACCGATATCGGCGCCGTCCCCGATCACGCCGTCACGCACCAAGGCGCGCGGCCCGATGCGGGCGCCGAACCCGATGATGGAGCGTTCCACCACCGCACCCGCCTCGATGCGGGCACCGTCGAAGATGACCGCGCCGTCAAGCCGTGCGCCCGGCCCGATTTCGGCGCCCCGGCCCACCACGGTGCCACCGATCACCAGCGCGCCCGGTGCCACCGAGGCACCGTCGTGCACCAGCGCCTCGCCCGGATGTTCGGGGATCGCTGGTGAGGGCGCGATACCGCGCACCAGGTCCGCCGAGCCGCGCACGAAGTCCTCGGGAGTGCCCATATCGCGCCAGTAGCTCGTGTCGACGTATCCGCATACCTTGGCGCCACTGCTGAGCAATCCTGGAAAGACTTCTCGCTCAACCGAGACCGGCCGCCCGGAGGGGATCTGTTCGATCAGCTCGCGCCGGAACACGTAACACCCGGCGTTGATCTGGTCGGTGGGCGGATCTTCGGTCTTCTCCAGGAATGCGGTCACGCAGCCCGTGGAATCGGTAGGCACACAACCGAACGCGCGCGGGTCGCCGACCCGTACCAGGTGCAATGTCAGGTCGGCCTGGGTCTGCTCATGCTGCGCGAGAAGGTCTTTCAAGTCCAAGCCGGACAACACATCGCCGTTGAACACCAGGGCGGTGTCGTGGCGCAGATGGTCCAGCACATTCCGGATGGCTCCACCGGTACCCAGCGGTTCCGTTTCGGTGACATAGGTAATCGACAGGCCCAGCTTGGACCCGTCGCCGAACTCCGACTCGAAGACCTCGGCCTTGTACGACGTTCCGAGCACCACATGATCGATCCCGGCCGCGGCGACCCGCGACAACACATGCGTCAGGAAGGGGAAGCCGGCGATCGGCAGCATCGGCTTGGGCGCCGAGAGCGTCAGTGGACGCAGCCGGGTGCCCTGCCCTCCCACCAAGATGACGGCATCGGCTTTCACGTGGTCAGACATATCACCCTCCTTGCTTGTCCCGGCGCCGATTGGCACGGATGGCCGAGCGCACCACGATCGCAGATCGAGCCGCCAGTGCGCCCCGAATGCTCCAACGCAGCGGTGCCTGCCACCAATGTGGATGCCGGTCTGATTGGTAGATGTAGACGCTGTCGTGGTGCGCAGTAAGGCTGCGTGCCGGATCACGCCCGGCGGCATGACCTTTCGCATGCACGACCTCCGAGCTCGGCGCGTACACGTTCTGCCAGCCCGCACGTGCCAGCCGGTCTCCGAGATCAACGTCCTCCATGTACATGAAGTAGCGCGTGTCGAATCCGCCGATGGCATCGAAGGCCTTGCGCCGCAGCAGCAGGCACGATCCCGAGAGCCATCCGACGATGCGCTCGGACGGCTCCATCCGGTCCTGGCGATACGCCGCGGTCCACGGATTGGTGGGCCACACCGATCCCAGCAGCGCGTGTAGCGCACCCCCCGCGAGCGACGGCACCACTCGCGCCGAGGGATACACCGAACCATCGGGCTCACGAATAAGCGGACCCAGCGCGCCCGCGGCGGGCCAGCGCTGCGCGACCTCAAGCAGCGCATCGATGCTTCCCGGCCCCCACTGCACATCGGGGTTCGCGATCACGATCCATTCGGCTTCGGGATCAACCTGCGCCACCCCAAGGTTGGCGGCCTTCCCGTAGCCGACATTGCCCCCGGTGCGCAGCAGCTCGACATCGGGCTCCTCGGCGGCCACTTCGGGCGCTCCGTCGGTGGAACCGTTATCGGCCAGGATCAACCGCAGCGGGCGATCGGTGGCGTGGCGCAGCGTTCTGAGGAAGCGATGGAGATGCTCGCCAGGCGAGTACGTCACCGTCACCACGGCGATCTGCTCGAGCGGCACCGACGAGCCACTCGGGCGATGAGGATCAGGCACGGTGCTTGAGGGTACCTACCCCTGATGTGTGGCCAGCGCCTCAGCCAACGCGTCCCGCCACGGACGCAACGGTGCCAGACCCGCCTCGGCCCACAGATCGCCGTCAAGTGCCGTGTACACCGGCCGGGGCGCTGCGCTCGGAAAATCGACGGACAGGCAGGGCTGCAGACGCGAGGTATCCGCCCCGACCAGCTCGAACACGGCCTTCGCCCAGTCGAACCGGTTCACCGCTCCACCCCCCGCCGCATGCAGCAACGGTTCGCGGACATCGGAGGCCGCGAGGTTCAACAATGCCTCGGCAAGGTCTGCGGCGTAGGTCGGAGAGCCGGTCTGATCGGTGACCACCCGCACCGGGCCGTCCCCGGCGGCCAATCGCCGCATGACCCCGACGAAATCCCCGTTGACGCCGGTGTAGACCCACGCTGTGCGCACCACCTGTGCTGTCGGTAGGACATCGTGCACGGCCCGTTCTCCGGCGACCTTGGTGCGCGCGTACACACCGGCCGGAGCCGTGGCGTCACCCGGTCGGTACGGGCGTGGGTCGGCATCACCGAACTCACCGCTGAACACGTAATCGGTGGAGATATGGATCAATCTGGCGCCAACCTCGCGACACGCCTGGGCCACCCGGGCAGGACCTTCGGCATTGACCGCGTACGCCCTGGCCTCGTCGCTTTCCGCGGCATCCACGGCGGTGTACGCGGCGCAGTTGATCACGGTATCCCCTGCAGCAACCGCACCATCGGGCACACCGTCGCGGGCAATATCCCAATCAGCCGAGTTCAGGGCGCGGATAGGGAGGGCGCGAAGCGCGGCACGGGCAATCAGATGGGTGCCGAGCTGACCGCCCGCTCCGGTGATAACAAGCACACCGAGAGTCTGGCACGCCGACTTCGCTTCCGAGGGATGAGAGCCACCCCGACGTAGCCTTGACGAGGCTTGAGACTCGTTGCCCGGCGAACGCCCGGCCCGGAAAAGAAACGGATCACCGTGACCGACCCTCACGCTCCTCGCGCGAGCGGCTCGTCGCAGACGGAGACGCCGCGCCCTCTGTGGCGGGGTATTGCGACGCTCGCCGCCGTCGCCGTCATGGTGGTCACCGGCGCCGCCTGGGGAAAGATCGGCAACATCGATCCGAACATCGCCCGGTTCGATCTGCCTGGTCTGTTCGGCAATGCCGGAAGGCCCGATGACGGCGCGATCGACATTCTGATGGTGGGCGTCGACAGTCGCAGCGACGCACACGGCAATCCGCTCTCGCAGGACGAGCTGTCCATGCTGAGGGCCGGGGACGAGACCGCCACCAATACCGACACCATCATCCTCATCCGCATCCCCAGCAACGGAAAATCCGCAACGGCGATCTCCATCCCCCGCGACTCCTATGTCACCGTCCCGGATGGCAGCAAGGGAAAGATCAACGGCGTCTACGGCGAAGCCAAAGAGAACGACCGTCAGAAACGCGTCGAATCCGGCGAGACACTGGAAGCCGCCGAACGCGAATCCGTCGACGCCGGGCGTTCGGCGCTCACCCAGACCGTGGCCAAGCTGACCGGTGTCACCGTCGATCGCTACGCCGAGGTCAGCATGCTCGGATTCGTGCTGATGACCAACGCGCTCGGTGGTGTCGACGTGTGCCTGAACGAGGCTGTGTACGAACCGATGTCGGGAGCCGACTTTCCCGCCGGTCCGCAGACACTCGATGGCCCCAACGCATTGAGTTTCGTGCGACAACGCCACGATCTGCCGCGCGGTGACCTCGATCGTGTGGTCCGCCAGCAGGTGGTGATGTCGTCACTGGCGCACTCGGCGCTCTCCGGGGGCACACTCACCAACCCCTCCACGCTGGGCAAGCTGCGCGATGCGATCACGCGCACCGTGGTGCTCAGTGAGGGCTGGGACGTCATGGACTTCATCAAGCAGCTACAGAAGCTGTCCGGGGGCAACGTGGCATTCGCGACCATTCCCATTCTGCGTGAGGATGGTTGGACCGAGGATGGCACCCAAAGCGTCGTGAAGGTCGATCCCGATCAGGTGCGCAGCTGGGTATCCGGTCTGCTGGACCAGCAGGCCCAGGGCAAGACCGAAGAGGCCACCTATTCCAAGGACCAGACGATCGCCGACGTCGTCAATGAGACCCAGATCAACGGCCTGGCCGCTGCGGTGTCGGAACTGTTGGTGGGCAAGGGATTCACCGCAGGCAAGGTGGGCAACAATGAGGCCGAGCATGCCGGCAACAGCCAGGTTCAGGCCGCGGAGTCGGACGACGTGGGCGCCAAGGCAGTGGCCGAGGCGCTGGGATTGCAGGTAGTGCAGAAACCGGGCCTGGCCGAGCACACCGTGCGCGTGGTGCTGTCCAACGACTACCAAGGCCCGGGATCTGGCCGTGAGACCACACCTGCCGCCTCGGAAACCGGCTCCTCCACCGAAGAAGAGGCGCCGCCCCCGCCCCCGTCGCCGATTTTCACGGCGGCCAACGGCCCGCGTTGCGTCAACTGATGGATCTCACCTCCCTGCTGCTGGGCGATGTGAACAACCCAGCCCCCCGGGTCACCTATTACGACGACGCCTCCGGCGAACGCATCGAACTCTCGACGGTGACGCTGGCCAACTGGGCGGCCAAGACCGCCAACATGTTGCGTGACGAATTCGGTGCCGGACCCGGGTCCACGGTCGCGGTGCGGCTGCCCGCACATTGGCAGACAGCGGGCGTACTGCTTGGAATCTGGTGGGCCGGAGCCGAAGTGGTGCTCGGCGGCGAGGACAATGCCGACGTGGCGTTCTGCACGCTTGGCGACGAACCGGATGCCGAGGAGGTGTGCGTGCTGTCGCTTGACGCGTTCGGGCGCCCCGTACCGGACCTGCCGCTGGGATTGACCGACTATTCGACGGCAGTCCGGGTACACGGCGACCGGTTCTCGCCCGCCGGTGCCGGGCCCGCCATGAACGGCCGCAACGTCGGGGACGTTGCCGCTGCCGCACGGGAAAGTGCCACGGCGCAAGGCATCACGGCCGAGGATCGGGTGCTGAGCACCGGTTCCTGGGACAGCCCGGACAAGCTGATCGAGAATCTGCTGGCAGTGCTCATCGCCGGAGCCTCCCTGGTGCAGGTGGCCAATCCGGATCCGGGCGCGCAAGAACGCCGGGTCACCTCCGAAAAGGTCACCCGTACGCTCTCCTAACGCGAGTTAGGAACCAAGCAGGGCGCGGGTCATCACCACGCGCTGAATCTGGTTGGTGCCCTCGTAGATCTGGGTGATCTTGGCATCGCGCATCATCCGCTCCACCGGGAAGTCGGTGGTGTACCCGGCGCCGCCGAACAGCTGCACGGCATCGGTGGTGACCTCCATGGCCACATCAGAGGCGAAGCACTTCGAGGCCGAGGAGATGAAGCCCAGGCTCTTCTCGCCGCGCTCAGCACGAGCCGCCGCGGTGTACACCAGCAGGCGGGCGGCCTCGACCTTCATCGCCATATCGGCGAGCATGAACTGCACACCCTGGAAGTCGCTGATGGACCGGCCAAACTGCTTGCGGTCCTTGGTGTATGCAATCGCGGCGTCGAGCGCACCCTGCGCGATCCCAAGGGCCTGCGCGCCGATGGTGGGCCGGGTGTGATCGAGCGTCTCCAGCGCGGTCTTGAAACCGGTGCCCGGCTGGCCGATGATCCGGTCGCCCGGAATCCGGCAGTTCTCGAAGTACAGCTCCGCGGTGGGCGAGCCCTTGATGCCCAGCTTGTGCTCCAGCGGGCCGACGGTGAAACCCTCGTCGTCCTTGTGCACCATGAAGGCCGAGATGCCGTGCGCCTTCTTCTCGGGATCGGTCACCGCCATCACGGTGTACCAGGAAGACTTGCCACCGTTGGTGATCCAGCACTTGCTGCCGTTGATGATCCAGTCATCGCCGTCCGCCTTGGCGCGAGTGCGCATGCTGGCCGCGTCGCTGCCGGCCTCGCGCTCGGACAGCGCGTAAGAGGCCATGGCCTCGCCGCTGGCGATGGACGGCAAAACCTGCTTCTTGAGCTCGTCGGAGCCGCTGAGGATCAGCCCCATGGTGCCGAGCTTGTTGACGGCGGGGATCAACGACGATGACGCACAGACCCGGGCCACCTCTTCGATGACGATGCAGGCGGCCACGCTATCGGCGCCCTGACCGTCGTACTCCTCGGGAACGTGCACGGCATTGAAGCCCGAGGCGACCAGCGCATCGAGGGCCTCTTGGGGGAACCGGGCCTTCTCGTCGACATCCTTGGCGTAGGGAGCGAT
This genomic window from Mycobacteroides chelonae contains:
- a CDS encoding glycosyltransferase family 2 protein; this encodes MVTVTYSPGEHLHRFLRTLRHATDRPLRLILADNGSTDGAPEVAAEEPDVELLRTGGNVGYGKAANLGVAQVDPEAEWIVIANPDVQWGPGSIDALLEVAQRWPAAGALGPLIREPDGSVYPSARVVPSLAGGALHALLGSVWPTNPWTAAYRQDRMEPSERIVGWLSGSCLLLRRKAFDAIGGFDTRYFMYMEDVDLGDRLARAGWQNVYAPSSEVVHAKGHAAGRDPARSLTAHHDSVYIYQSDRHPHWWQAPLRWSIRGALAARSAIVVRSAIRANRRRDKQGG
- a CDS encoding NUDIX hydrolase — protein: MSRISGLQASAVELLSAWETPDTEQDSLRHSVLAFLDANPDACRRRSAAGHITASALVVNHDGSQALLTLHPRVGKWLQLGGHCEEEDATIRAAALREATEESGIADLTLEPNLLGIHVHPITCSLGVPTRHLDLQFLARAPEGAQITVSDESLDLRWWPIDQIPAEDPSVVVLAERARARLR
- the rfbD gene encoding dTDP-4-dehydrorhamnose reductase; protein product: MLVITGAGGQLGTHLIARAALRALPIRALNSADWDIARDGVPDGAVAAGDTVINCAAYTAVDAAESDEARAYAVNAEGPARVAQACREVGARLIHISTDYVFSGEFGDADPRPYRPGDATAPAGVYARTKVAGERAVHDVLPTAQVVRTAWVYTGVNGDFVGVMRRLAAGDGPVRVVTDQTGSPTYAADLAEALLNLAASDVREPLLHAAGGGAVNRFDWAKAVFELVGADTSRLQPCLSVDFPSAAPRPVYTALDGDLWAEAGLAPLRPWRDALAEALATHQG
- a CDS encoding acyl-CoA dehydrogenase, with product MAGNPSFDLFKLAEEHDELRAAIRGLAEKEIAPYAKDVDEKARFPQEALDALVASGFNAVHVPEEYDGQGADSVAACIVIEEVARVCASSSLIPAVNKLGTMGLILSGSDELKKQVLPSIASGEAMASYALSEREAGSDAASMRTRAKADGDDWIINGSKCWITNGGKSSWYTVMAVTDPEKKAHGISAFMVHKDDEGFTVGPLEHKLGIKGSPTAELYFENCRIPGDRIIGQPGTGFKTALETLDHTRPTIGAQALGIAQGALDAAIAYTKDRKQFGRSISDFQGVQFMLADMAMKVEAARLLVYTAAARAERGEKSLGFISSASKCFASDVAMEVTTDAVQLFGGAGYTTDFPVERMMRDAKITQIYEGTNQIQRVVMTRALLGS
- a CDS encoding LCP family protein; amino-acid sequence: MTDPHAPRASGSSQTETPRPLWRGIATLAAVAVMVVTGAAWGKIGNIDPNIARFDLPGLFGNAGRPDDGAIDILMVGVDSRSDAHGNPLSQDELSMLRAGDETATNTDTIILIRIPSNGKSATAISIPRDSYVTVPDGSKGKINGVYGEAKENDRQKRVESGETLEAAERESVDAGRSALTQTVAKLTGVTVDRYAEVSMLGFVLMTNALGGVDVCLNEAVYEPMSGADFPAGPQTLDGPNALSFVRQRHDLPRGDLDRVVRQQVVMSSLAHSALSGGTLTNPSTLGKLRDAITRTVVLSEGWDVMDFIKQLQKLSGGNVAFATIPILREDGWTEDGTQSVVKVDPDQVRSWVSGLLDQQAQGKTEEATYSKDQTIADVVNETQINGLAAAVSELLVGKGFTAGKVGNNEAEHAGNSQVQAAESDDVGAKAVAEALGLQVVQKPGLAEHTVRVVLSNDYQGPGSGRETTPAASETGSSTEEEAPPPPPSPIFTAANGPRCVN
- a CDS encoding TIGR03089 family protein, translated to MMDLTSLLLGDVNNPAPRVTYYDDASGERIELSTVTLANWAAKTANMLRDEFGAGPGSTVAVRLPAHWQTAGVLLGIWWAGAEVVLGGEDNADVAFCTLGDEPDAEEVCVLSLDAFGRPVPDLPLGLTDYSTAVRVHGDRFSPAGAGPAMNGRNVGDVAAAARESATAQGITAEDRVLSTGSWDSPDKLIENLLAVLIAGASLVQVANPDPGAQERRVTSEKVTRTLS
- a CDS encoding coenzyme F420-0:L-glutamate ligase → MTSSADSPAPEHGSAAPVEILPIADLPEFRPGDDVAKTIAEAAPWIRDGDVIVITSKIISKAEGRIVAAPTDPEARDTLRRKLIDSESVRVLARKGKTLITENTIGIVQAAAGIDASNVDTAELVLLPTDPDGSAAAVRAALSRQLGVNVAVVITDTMGRAWRNGQTDAAIGSSGIPVLYGYAGAKDKHGNELQVTEVAIVDEIAAAADLVKGKLTDVPVAVVRGLSVPDDGSVARDLQRSGPDDLFWLGTAEALEQGRRDAVLVRRSIRQFADIAVDSDLLREAIGEALTAPAPHHTHPVRFVWVRDLATRRALLDAMKQAWAVDLSGDGRTPESVEKRVARGQILYDAPEIVIPFLVPDGAHDYPDERRNAAEHTMFAVAVGAAVQALLVALAARGVGSCWIGSTIFAADVVRRQLELDASWEPMGTIAIGYPHGYPEKTLEPRTPLPAGQMLVEL
- a CDS encoding sugar phosphate nucleotidyltransferase, whose protein sequence is MSDHVKADAVILVGGQGTRLRPLTLSAPKPMLPIAGFPFLTHVLSRVAAAGIDHVVLGTSYKAEVFESEFGDGSKLGLSITYVTETEPLGTGGAIRNVLDHLRHDTALVFNGDVLSGLDLKDLLAQHEQTQADLTLHLVRVGDPRAFGCVPTDSTGCVTAFLEKTEDPPTDQINAGCYVFRRELIEQIPSGRPVSVEREVFPGLLSSGAKVCGYVDTSYWRDMGTPEDFVRGSADLVRGIAPSPAIPEHPGEALVHDGASVAPGALVIGGTVVGRGAEIGPGARLDGAVIFDGARIEAGAVVERSIIGFGARIGPRALVRDGVIGDGADIGARCELLRGARVWPGITIPDGGIRYSSDV